From Carassius gibelio isolate Cgi1373 ecotype wild population from Czech Republic chromosome B21, carGib1.2-hapl.c, whole genome shotgun sequence, the proteins below share one genomic window:
- the LOC127985619 gene encoding somatostatin receptor type 3-like → MNNSTVYFITSEASTTLSFVLVDILEMCACGLSFLVGLPIHSFVLWLIVTRTESGLASVFFKLNLSVCEIGICVESLIFILSCWFSSFKKLICFLIGLAVTGRPLLQCLICVECYLAVVHPVTFLKYKPLRYKVICSASAWIIILGSCIFSVFILPYTISHTWFFSVQFLLFFCIQLFCLVVVLRALKQSGPGERAREKEEENHMKRRAFHFILICTVSTVVIYVPFTVSGFFTILTKQNIRSLWCICVFCFFLAGFVQPVLYLHRFGKLFCLSSVQVM, encoded by the coding sequence ATGAACAACTCTACAGTGTACTTCATCACGTCTGAAGCCTCTACAACTCTTTCCTTTGTGCTAGTGGACATTCTTGAAATGTGTGCATGTGGTTTAAGTTTCCTGGTTGGCCTTCCAATACACTCCTTTGTATTATGGCTCATTGTCACAAGAACAGAAAGTGGACTTGCATCAGTGTTCTTCAAACTTAATCTATCTGTTTGTGAAATTGGAATCTGTGTGGAGAGTTTAATTTTTATACTGTCATGTTGGTTTTCAAGTTTCAAAAagttaatatgttttttaataggACTAGCAGTCACTGGTCGTCCTCTGCttcagtgtctgatctgtgttgagtgttacctggcagtggttcatcctgtaacctttctgaagTACAAACCTCTCAGATACAAAGTGATCTGCTCTGCTTCAGCCTGGATAATTATTCTTGGCTCATGTATTTTCTCTGTGTTTATCTTGCCATATACTATATCACATACATGGTTCTTCTCAGTAcagttcctcctcttcttctgcatccagttgttttgtcttgtggttgttctcagagctctgaagcagtcaggaccaggagagagagcaagagagaaagaggaggaaaaCCACATGAAGAGAAGAGCTTTTCATTTCATTCTAATATGTACTGTGAGCACAGTTGTCATATATGTCCCATTTACAGTCTCAGgattttttaccattttaacaAAACAGAATATTCGTtcactttggtgcatttgtgtgttttgttttttcctggCTGGTTTTGTTCAGCCTGTTCTTTATCTGCACCGCTTTGGAAAACTCTTCTGCCTCTCTTCCGTTCAAGTTATGTAG
- the LOC127985620 gene encoding G-protein coupled receptor 4-like: MNNSTVTFNTLAASANATTQSIGPIESLQLFLCSFTFLFGMPIHSYVIWLIITGAGSGVALEFFNLNMAVCEIGICIFCFVDSMAIWFSYLKIGSNFFLGLGITGRSLFLCLMCLERYLAVVHPVTFLKYKPLRYRVICSTVVCILTLGSCLFSMFILMALNNTAHTWFFTVQIFLFFSIQLFCLVAVLRALKQSGPGDRAREREEENNMKRKAFHLILITSMNMVFINVPFIILALFRVVTKQNSVELRIAALICYSLGGFVQPVLYLHRIGKLSCLCSS; encoded by the coding sequence ATGAATAACTCTACAGTGACCTTCAACACACTTGCAGCATCTGCAAATGCCACAACTCAATCCATTGGGCCAATAGAAAGTCTACAGTTGTTTCTGTGCAGCTTTACTTTCCTGTTTGGTATGCCAATACACTCCTATGTTATATGGCTCATCATCACAGGAGCAGGAAGTGGAGTTGCATTAGAGTTCTTCAACCTCAATATGGCTGTTTGTGAGATTGGAATCTGTATATTCTGTTTTGTAGATTCAATGGCAATTTGGTTTTCTTATCTCAAGATAGGTTCAAATTTTTTCCTAGGGCTAGGCATCACTGGTCGTTCTCTGTTTTTGTGTCTGATGTGTCTTGAGCGTTACctggcagtggttcatcctgtaacctttctgaagTACAAACCTCTCAGATATAGAGTGATCTGCTCCACTGTTGTCTGTATACTCACTCTTGGCTCCTGTTTGTTCAGCATGTTCATTTTAATGGCGCTCAATAATACAGCACACACATGGTTCTTTACAGTGCAGATTTTCCTTTTCTTCTCTATCCAGCTCTTTTGTCTTGTGGCTGTTCTTAGAGCTCTGAAGCAGTCAGGACCAggagacagagcgagagagagagaagaggaaaacAACATGAAGAGAAAAGCATTTCATCTCATTCTAATAACTAGTATGAACATGGTTTTCATAAATGTCccatttattattttagcattgTTTCGTGTTGTGACAAAGCAAAATAGTGTGGAACTGCGAATCGCTGCTTTGATTTGTTATTCACTGGGTGGTTTTGTTCAGCCGGTTCTTTATCTGCACCGCATTGGAAAACTCTCATGCCTCTGTTCCTCATAA